One Micromonospora sp. FIMYZ51 genomic window carries:
- a CDS encoding LamG-like jellyroll fold domain-containing protein, translated as MLKIPMFGCAMALTVTLAVTLATVPAGAAPPDPTSADQRTNSGLGAAWAKAAKAGAPVEVPDRFTETMKVWAEPDGKHLRAQLHTRPIQLRNPDSGVWEPIDTSIVARDGELRTVRTKTPLTFGGRGSKQLVSAAGPQGTAGLKVRRALPEPKISGSTITYPDAVAAGADLVVQSQADGFVSRVVIRRKPTGPVTVRLPLTLPKGATFGKTSGGLPQLKDAKGRAKAAPVVLTAVDAKAEASAEAGRSAPVTTRVETSGAKSELVFTPDPKFLADPAVTYPVTIAAASEWFGGGVPDDAWVSKNDPYNNHAADGWLRAGTTQTSADIARVYLKFNTAAPELKGATVVKADLIMWNYKSGGPNGALCGDPLGAGIVAARVSSSWSSSGLSWYNQPSTAGSTEGLNRAGYNYDATGTWCAKDEQLWHRVTGMARAWIEQDVPNHGLVLRAASETAAINWRQYYASEYSGNPYPGYRHPPTLMVEYTPPPTETQWVKFEADELTEFPTYQQAKALAAEPLDDAANWSLTTQEADAIEQLGQGVANEITSDQLQPSPSDVEVDPATMDPDEAPAGSLPSDETPPTVVEVRPAADSVDVPVGATVTVTFSEPVWEPQVTIKDIAGAAVPGTTAMDATNTVATFAPTQPLKSGTVQSAEVSEAYDADGNEMVPHSWRFTTENDTTPPVVSANTPAAQATNVPVTTPVTVTFSEPVTDARFTLKGPADAVVAGTSAMDATQRVLTFTPAVPLADTTAYTAEVSGAKDAADNTMVAAHTWSFTTGVRPPTGLVAAYGMNEGAGTGVADSSGQHNTGTAAGTTWATNGRYGKALSFNGTSSRVTVADAPSLRLSRTLTMSAWVRPSTVTSWRTVVGKGLTQGQGASYMLYAANGTAPSGWLESGGQSYQVNGSTPLPTNAWSHLAVTYDGSTARLYVNGTRVAQTSLTGALDVDGGAVTIGGNEVWGEYFSGLIDEVRIYNRALDAASIQADMNTPVGASDPTPTPTPTPTPSPTPTGPPTQVPGLVAAYGMNEGAGTTVSDSSGRNNAGAAADTTWATNGKYGKALSFNGSSSLVDVSHTSSLRLTGALTLSAWVKPDDLDGWRTVVLKNMASGYGASYGLYASEGSVPAGWLTTTGDPFGPSGSSPLPTGTWSNVALTYDGSRATLYVNGAKAGEVAATGSIYDDGGAVTIGGNEIWGEYFSGLIDEVRIYNRALTAAQIQSDMNTPIGAAPAGTAQVAPQTAATSTGPEIAKLATATGKGTTPTFTTWVTDPQERPATVQVQVAPQPTKSPKAKWAAGKELTWSGTVTGKRDGLHALRMPSGKLKQGQWMRWRARPTVAGATGEWSGWQTFRVGDEQSVGKLPAPTTVAASDPNTGTPFDYQRMSRTDCNNARRSSPRPYHGFGWTVLHPYSACYSRILGWGDWEVDLITGLPTSRCPKSQGVMMTANVIVYTNLGTKNGSPVVGGESTPKLTARDISLWTSITEIQTVGPNCTPTNAFDGDTIQLRVGAQGSDNSNCTKSEGRDRTATIGDFKRNGEDAFVFRSEGTVWGNCTLRPKLYPGKSFLFLDPTPFRLWQYLTTEQGAPTRAGDLPFVARCDSRRISYPIVRSNGTFGWAGNTGGCRFLGADRVYTMYTGDPHRGEVARHIQSAFRNPQDTDPKVDKQGRPIAKNFPGNYDACVGAPPGSRCKKAPLTRRVNSERAPDGVLFNSKNRNLRDKYCKDLPGRDDPNKQCDEYPFRSTFQAIGVDGKLDNDVWVPSLNASLHMVSTAHNQAAGRDLGAFYARYRVFTSGTPEGGLSNLPANAFFVRIKDGTP; from the coding sequence ATGCTGAAAATTCCCATGTTCGGGTGCGCGATGGCGCTGACGGTGACACTGGCCGTCACGCTGGCGACAGTACCCGCGGGTGCCGCGCCGCCCGACCCCACGTCAGCTGACCAGAGAACCAACTCCGGACTCGGCGCCGCCTGGGCCAAGGCGGCCAAGGCGGGTGCGCCCGTCGAGGTTCCCGACCGCTTCACCGAGACCATGAAGGTCTGGGCCGAACCCGACGGCAAGCACCTGCGGGCCCAGTTGCACACCCGGCCCATCCAGCTCAGAAACCCGGACAGCGGAGTCTGGGAACCCATCGACACCAGCATCGTCGCCCGCGACGGCGAGCTGCGGACGGTACGCACGAAGACGCCGCTGACCTTCGGCGGTCGCGGCAGCAAGCAGCTGGTCTCGGCGGCCGGGCCGCAGGGCACCGCTGGGCTCAAGGTCCGGCGGGCGCTGCCGGAGCCGAAGATCTCCGGCAGCACGATCACCTACCCCGACGCCGTGGCGGCCGGTGCGGACCTGGTGGTGCAGTCCCAGGCCGACGGCTTCGTCTCCCGGGTCGTCATCCGGCGCAAGCCGACCGGCCCGGTGACGGTGCGGCTGCCGCTCACGCTGCCCAAGGGCGCCACCTTCGGCAAGACGTCCGGCGGGCTGCCGCAGCTCAAGGACGCCAAGGGTAGGGCGAAGGCCGCGCCGGTCGTACTGACCGCGGTGGACGCCAAGGCGGAAGCCTCCGCCGAGGCAGGCAGGAGCGCCCCGGTCACCACGCGGGTGGAAACCTCCGGAGCAAAGTCGGAGCTGGTCTTCACGCCGGATCCGAAGTTCCTGGCCGACCCGGCGGTGACCTATCCGGTGACGATCGCCGCCGCCTCGGAATGGTTCGGCGGCGGAGTTCCGGACGACGCCTGGGTCAGCAAGAACGACCCCTACAACAACCACGCGGCCGACGGCTGGCTACGGGCGGGCACCACCCAGACCAGCGCGGACATCGCGCGGGTGTACCTCAAGTTCAACACCGCGGCCCCGGAACTGAAGGGGGCGACGGTCGTCAAGGCCGACCTGATCATGTGGAACTACAAGTCCGGCGGCCCCAACGGTGCCCTGTGCGGGGATCCGCTGGGCGCGGGCATTGTCGCCGCCCGTGTCTCCTCCTCGTGGAGTTCCTCCGGCCTGAGCTGGTACAACCAGCCCTCCACCGCCGGCAGCACCGAGGGGCTGAACCGGGCCGGCTACAACTACGACGCCACCGGCACCTGGTGCGCCAAGGACGAACAGCTCTGGCATCGGGTCACCGGCATGGCCCGCGCCTGGATCGAACAGGACGTGCCCAACCACGGGCTGGTGCTGCGAGCCGCGAGCGAGACCGCAGCGATCAACTGGCGTCAGTACTACGCCAGCGAATACAGCGGCAACCCGTACCCGGGCTACCGCCACCCACCCACCCTCATGGTCGAGTACACCCCGCCGCCCACCGAGACCCAATGGGTGAAATTCGAGGCGGACGAGCTGACCGAGTTTCCCACCTACCAGCAGGCCAAGGCGCTGGCAGCCGAGCCCCTGGACGACGCCGCCAACTGGTCGCTGACGACCCAGGAAGCCGACGCGATCGAGCAATTGGGCCAGGGTGTAGCCAACGAGATCACCTCCGACCAGCTACAACCATCACCGAGCGACGTCGAGGTCGACCCGGCCACCATGGATCCCGACGAAGCGCCGGCCGGTAGCCTGCCCAGCGACGAGACGCCACCAACGGTCGTCGAGGTGCGGCCCGCTGCCGACAGCGTCGACGTCCCGGTAGGCGCCACCGTCACCGTGACCTTCAGCGAACCCGTCTGGGAACCACAGGTCACCATCAAGGACATCGCCGGGGCCGCGGTCCCGGGAACGACGGCCATGGACGCCACAAACACGGTGGCCACCTTCGCCCCTACCCAGCCCCTGAAGTCCGGGACCGTCCAGAGCGCGGAGGTGAGCGAGGCCTACGACGCGGACGGCAACGAGATGGTCCCGCATTCCTGGCGCTTCACCACCGAGAACGACACCACGCCACCGGTCGTCTCCGCGAACACCCCGGCGGCCCAGGCGACGAACGTGCCCGTCACCACCCCGGTAACGGTGACGTTCAGCGAGCCGGTCACCGACGCCCGGTTCACGCTCAAGGGCCCTGCCGATGCGGTGGTTGCCGGAACGTCGGCCATGGACGCCACCCAGCGGGTGCTCACGTTCACCCCCGCCGTGCCGCTGGCCGACACCACCGCGTACACCGCCGAGGTGTCCGGGGCCAAGGATGCGGCGGACAACACCATGGTCGCGGCGCACACCTGGTCGTTCACCACCGGCGTACGACCACCCACCGGGCTGGTGGCCGCCTACGGCATGAACGAGGGCGCCGGGACAGGCGTGGCCGACTCCTCCGGCCAGCACAACACCGGAACGGCCGCCGGCACGACCTGGGCCACCAACGGCAGGTACGGCAAGGCATTGTCGTTCAACGGCACCAGCAGCCGGGTCACCGTCGCCGACGCTCCTTCCCTGCGGCTCAGCCGCACGCTGACCATGTCCGCATGGGTGCGACCCAGCACCGTCACGAGTTGGCGGACCGTCGTCGGCAAGGGACTCACCCAAGGGCAGGGGGCGTCCTACATGCTGTACGCCGCCAACGGAACCGCGCCCTCGGGCTGGCTGGAAAGCGGCGGCCAGTCATATCAGGTGAACGGCTCGACGCCACTGCCCACCAATGCCTGGAGTCACCTGGCGGTCACCTACGACGGCAGCACCGCTCGGCTCTACGTCAACGGGACCCGGGTCGCTCAGACGTCGCTCACCGGGGCGCTCGACGTCGATGGTGGGGCGGTCACCATCGGCGGCAACGAGGTCTGGGGCGAGTACTTCAGCGGCCTGATCGACGAGGTACGCATCTACAACCGCGCCCTCGACGCGGCTTCGATCCAAGCCGACATGAACACTCCCGTCGGCGCTTCCGACCCCACCCCGACTCCCACCCCCACCCCGACTCCGTCACCGACGCCCACAGGCCCGCCGACGCAGGTGCCCGGACTGGTCGCGGCGTACGGCATGAACGAGGGTGCCGGCACCACGGTGTCGGACTCCTCCGGGCGGAACAACGCCGGCGCCGCCGCGGACACGACCTGGGCCACGAATGGCAAGTACGGTAAGGCGCTGTCGTTCAACGGCAGCAGCAGTCTTGTCGACGTCAGCCACACGTCCTCGCTCCGACTCACCGGAGCGCTTACCCTCTCGGCCTGGGTCAAACCCGATGACCTGGACGGCTGGCGCACGGTGGTGCTGAAGAACATGGCGTCCGGATACGGCGCCTCGTACGGCCTGTACGCCTCCGAGGGCAGCGTGCCCGCGGGCTGGCTCACCACCACCGGGGATCCCTTCGGGCCCTCGGGGTCGTCACCGCTGCCGACGGGCACGTGGAGCAATGTGGCGCTCACCTACGACGGGAGCCGGGCCACCCTCTATGTCAACGGTGCCAAGGCCGGTGAGGTGGCCGCCACCGGCAGCATCTACGACGACGGTGGAGCGGTCACCATCGGCGGCAACGAGATCTGGGGCGAGTACTTCAGCGGCCTGATCGACGAGGTGCGCATCTACAACCGTGCGCTGACCGCCGCTCAGATCCAGAGCGACATGAACACCCCGATCGGCGCCGCCCCGGCCGGCACCGCCCAGGTCGCACCACAGACCGCGGCCACCAGCACCGGGCCGGAGATCGCGAAGCTGGCGACAGCCACCGGCAAGGGCACCACTCCGACGTTCACCACCTGGGTGACGGATCCGCAGGAACGTCCGGCGACGGTGCAGGTGCAGGTGGCTCCGCAGCCGACCAAGTCACCGAAGGCGAAGTGGGCGGCGGGCAAGGAACTGACCTGGTCGGGGACGGTGACCGGAAAGCGCGACGGGCTGCACGCGCTGCGGATGCCGTCCGGCAAGCTCAAGCAGGGCCAGTGGATGCGGTGGCGGGCACGTCCGACGGTGGCCGGCGCAACCGGCGAATGGTCCGGCTGGCAGACGTTCCGGGTCGGCGACGAGCAGTCGGTCGGGAAGCTACCCGCGCCGACGACGGTCGCCGCGTCGGACCCGAACACCGGCACGCCCTTCGACTACCAGCGGATGAGCCGCACCGACTGCAACAACGCGCGTCGGAGTTCACCCCGGCCGTACCACGGGTTCGGCTGGACCGTCCTGCACCCCTACTCGGCCTGCTACAGCAGGATCCTGGGCTGGGGTGACTGGGAGGTGGACCTCATCACCGGCCTGCCGACCAGCCGATGCCCGAAGTCCCAGGGCGTGATGATGACGGCCAACGTGATCGTGTACACCAACCTGGGCACGAAGAACGGCTCACCAGTGGTCGGCGGCGAGAGCACTCCGAAGCTGACGGCCCGGGACATCAGCCTCTGGACCAGCATCACCGAGATCCAGACAGTGGGTCCCAACTGCACACCCACGAACGCCTTCGACGGCGACACGATCCAACTCCGGGTCGGCGCCCAGGGGTCCGACAACTCCAACTGCACAAAGAGCGAGGGAAGGGACCGGACCGCGACCATCGGGGACTTCAAGCGCAACGGCGAGGACGCCTTCGTCTTCCGATCCGAGGGAACGGTGTGGGGAAACTGCACGCTGCGCCCCAAGCTGTACCCCGGTAAGAGCTTCCTTTTCCTGGATCCCACGCCGTTCCGCCTGTGGCAGTACCTGACCACGGAACAAGGGGCTCCGACCAGGGCGGGCGATCTGCCCTTCGTCGCCAGGTGCGACAGTCGGCGCATCAGCTATCCCATCGTCAGGAGCAACGGGACGTTCGGCTGGGCCGGCAACACGGGAGGATGCCGGTTCCTCGGCGCCGACCGGGTCTACACGATGTACACCGGCGACCCGCACCGCGGAGAAGTGGCCCGGCACATCCAGTCCGCCTTCCGAAACCCGCAGGACACGGACCCGAAGGTGGACAAGCAGGGCAGACCGATCGCCAAGAATTTCCCCGGAAACTACGACGCGTGTGTGGGAGCGCCCCCCGGCTCGCGATGCAAAAAAGCTCCCCTGACCAGAAGGGTCAACAGTGAGCGCGCCCCCGACGGCGTGTTGTTCAACTCCAAGAACAGAAACCTTCGCGACAAGTACTGCAAGGACCTGCCCGGACGCGACGATCCGAACAAGCAGTGCGACGAGTATCCGTTCCGGTCCACCTTCCAGGCGATCGGCGTCGACGGCAAGCTCGACAACGACGTCTGGGTCCCGTCCCTCAACGCCTCACTGCACATGGTGAGTACGGCGCACAACCAGGCCGCCGGACGTGACCTGGGCGCCTTCTACGCCCGCTATCGCGTGTTCACCAGTGGCACCCCCGAAGGAGGATTGTCGAACCTGCCCGCCAACGCCTTCTTCGTCAGGATCAAGGACGGCACACCGTAA
- a CDS encoding VOC family protein, whose translation MIARFKDICLDAADAHALGGFWAGILDGKLVDTGDGDTRVQPAAGRSGAESIWVNRVPEPRTVKTRVHLDLRLAEASPAVLLAAGARLIREPDSEISWWVLADPEGNLFCAFAPGEETRPGPFELVVDSADPVAQARWWAGVLGGEVDTSEKGYASVVGAAGFPWDYWVFDPVPERKTVKNRLHWDVDLTGSEPSALIRAGATLLREPTDTARWWVLADPEGNEFCAFAPAVAAAED comes from the coding sequence ATGATCGCGCGCTTCAAGGACATCTGCCTGGACGCCGCCGACGCCCACGCCCTCGGCGGGTTCTGGGCCGGCATCCTGGACGGGAAGCTTGTCGACACCGGCGACGGGGACACTCGGGTGCAGCCGGCGGCGGGCCGCTCCGGTGCCGAGTCGATCTGGGTCAACCGGGTGCCCGAGCCGCGTACCGTCAAGACCCGCGTACACCTGGACCTGCGGCTGGCCGAGGCGAGCCCGGCGGTGCTGCTGGCGGCCGGCGCCCGGCTGATCCGGGAGCCGGACTCGGAGATCAGCTGGTGGGTGCTGGCCGACCCGGAGGGCAACCTGTTCTGCGCCTTCGCCCCCGGCGAGGAGACCCGGCCGGGTCCGTTCGAGCTGGTGGTGGACTCGGCCGACCCGGTGGCCCAGGCCCGCTGGTGGGCCGGCGTCCTCGGGGGCGAGGTCGACACCAGCGAGAAGGGGTACGCCTCGGTGGTCGGCGCGGCCGGCTTCCCGTGGGACTACTGGGTCTTCGACCCGGTGCCGGAGCGCAAGACCGTCAAGAACCGGCTGCACTGGGACGTCGACCTGACCGGTTCCGAGCCGAGCGCGCTGATCAGGGCCGGTGCCACCCTGCTGCGGGAGCCTACCGACACCGCACGGTGGTGGGTGCTGGCCGACCCCGAGGGCAACGAGTTCTGCGCGTTCGCGCCGGCCGTGGCTGCCGCCGAGGACTGA
- a CDS encoding MarR family transcriptional regulator, which translates to MSTKSTGGVRWLTPDEERAWRAFRRVMVAVQTGTARDLAAIGLSEADYEVLSTLSERPAHTSTLGEQADKMGWSRSRLSRHAARMETRGLLRREPDPSDGRGCLLVLTSEGLDALANAAPAHVESVRRHFIDRLAPRDLAAVEQLARRLAEP; encoded by the coding sequence ATGTCAACGAAGTCGACGGGCGGCGTACGCTGGCTCACGCCCGACGAGGAACGGGCCTGGCGGGCCTTCCGGCGGGTGATGGTCGCGGTCCAGACCGGCACCGCACGCGACCTGGCCGCGATCGGGCTCTCCGAAGCGGACTACGAGGTGCTGAGCACCCTGTCGGAGCGCCCCGCGCACACCAGCACCCTCGGCGAACAGGCCGACAAGATGGGCTGGTCGCGCAGCCGGCTGTCCCGGCACGCAGCCCGGATGGAAACCCGTGGTCTGCTGCGCCGGGAGCCCGACCCGTCCGACGGCCGAGGCTGCCTGCTCGTGCTGACCAGCGAAGGTCTGGACGCGCTCGCGAACGCCGCACCGGCCCACGTCGAGTCCGTCCGGCGGCACTTCATCGACCGACTCGCCCCGCGAGATCTCGCCGCCGTCGAACAGCTCGCCCGCAGGCTGGCCGAACCCTAG
- a CDS encoding bifunctional NAD(P)H-dependent oxidoreductase/GNAT family N-acetyltransferase has product MSTKPLRVLVLIASTRPGALGPAVGEWLIEAVGPRAEKLGVEVVPVPLGELDLPFLDEEEHPSSGVYRHEHTRRWSGLVDAADGFIVVTPEYNFGMPATLKNALDYLSAEWAWKPVGFVSYGNTSAGTRAVQHAKQVVTTLRMVPLGATVAIRIGESVQQGRLRPDGTRDAAGVALLDELTRVAHCLRPMRVRQRAETRCGPLPGSWAARLTPRDAPEVTVLQRCCWVEEALTNDTLRIPALHESPQEVSEWLASWQATGLWLDGRLLGMVRTRRVGTDLHLGRLAVVPDLRGRGLGRWLLRTAEAAVGPQCRRIVLFTGAKSLHNISLYQREGYTLGSPAGSDGVVSLAKDVVGSPVPG; this is encoded by the coding sequence ATGTCAACGAAACCGCTCCGCGTCCTCGTCCTGATCGCCAGCACCCGCCCCGGCGCCCTCGGTCCCGCCGTCGGCGAGTGGTTGATCGAGGCGGTCGGACCTCGGGCCGAGAAACTCGGTGTCGAGGTCGTACCGGTGCCCCTCGGCGAGTTGGACCTGCCCTTCCTCGACGAGGAGGAGCATCCGTCGTCGGGCGTCTACCGGCATGAGCACACCCGGCGGTGGAGCGGGCTTGTCGACGCGGCGGACGGGTTCATCGTGGTCACCCCGGAATACAACTTCGGGATGCCGGCGACGCTGAAGAACGCGCTTGACTACCTCAGTGCCGAGTGGGCCTGGAAGCCGGTCGGCTTCGTCAGCTACGGCAACACGTCGGCCGGCACCCGGGCGGTCCAGCACGCCAAGCAGGTGGTGACCACGCTACGGATGGTCCCGCTGGGCGCCACGGTCGCGATCCGCATCGGCGAGTCGGTGCAGCAGGGTCGGCTCCGGCCGGACGGCACCCGGGACGCGGCCGGTGTCGCACTGCTGGACGAGTTGACCCGGGTCGCGCACTGCCTGCGCCCGATGCGCGTACGCCAGCGGGCCGAGACCCGCTGCGGCCCGCTGCCCGGCTCCTGGGCGGCGCGACTGACCCCACGCGACGCGCCAGAGGTCACCGTGCTGCAACGCTGCTGCTGGGTCGAGGAGGCCCTGACCAACGACACCCTCCGGATACCGGCGCTGCACGAATCGCCGCAGGAGGTGAGCGAGTGGCTCGCGAGCTGGCAGGCCACGGGTCTCTGGCTCGACGGCCGGCTGCTGGGCATGGTGCGGACCCGCCGCGTCGGGACGGACCTGCACCTGGGCCGACTCGCCGTGGTGCCGGACCTGCGCGGCCGAGGGCTGGGGCGGTGGCTGCTGCGTACCGCTGAGGCCGCCGTGGGGCCGCAGTGCCGGCGCATCGTGCTGTTCACCGGCGCCAAGAGCCTGCACAACATCAGCCTCTACCAGCGCGAGGGCTACACGCTTGGGTCACCCGCCGGGTCGGACGGCGTGGTCTCCCTCGCCAAGGACGTGGTCGGGTCGCCGGTGCCCGGCTGA
- a CDS encoding TetR/AcrR family transcriptional regulator C-terminal domain-containing protein, which yields MAEQAGTLRRAPLSRDRVLRAAVALADQAGIESLSMRNLAQDLGVVPMALYKHVANKDELLDGMIDVVVGEIDPPMPEVDWQIAVRARILSARKVLLRHPWAPLAIESRNMATPAVLAYLDSTIGILLAGGFTVDLAHHVMHALGSRVLGFSQELFDDARRAGRTGASEPQPPAPLPPEVAARFPHVAAIALAASHDDESVVGQGCDDQFEFEFALDLLLDGIERLRQQGWTSAAGHR from the coding sequence GTGGCCGAGCAGGCTGGGACGCTGCGCCGGGCGCCGCTGAGCAGGGATCGCGTCCTGCGTGCCGCCGTCGCGCTCGCGGATCAGGCCGGGATCGAGTCACTGAGCATGCGCAACCTCGCCCAGGATCTGGGCGTCGTGCCGATGGCCCTCTACAAGCACGTGGCCAACAAGGACGAACTGCTCGACGGCATGATCGACGTGGTGGTCGGCGAGATCGACCCGCCGATGCCGGAGGTCGACTGGCAGATCGCCGTGCGGGCGCGCATCCTCTCGGCGCGAAAGGTGCTGCTGCGCCACCCCTGGGCGCCGCTGGCGATCGAGTCACGGAACATGGCCACCCCGGCCGTGCTCGCCTACCTCGACTCGACGATCGGGATCCTGCTGGCCGGCGGGTTCACCGTCGACCTCGCCCACCACGTCATGCACGCGCTGGGCAGCCGGGTGCTGGGCTTCAGTCAGGAACTGTTCGACGACGCCCGGCGCGCTGGGCGGACCGGCGCGAGCGAACCGCAGCCGCCGGCACCCCTGCCACCGGAGGTCGCGGCCCGCTTCCCGCACGTCGCGGCGATCGCCCTGGCCGCCTCGCACGACGACGAGTCGGTGGTGGGGCAGGGTTGCGACGACCAGTTCGAGTTCGAGTTCGCGCTGGACCTGCTGCTGGACGGCATCGAACGGCTGCGGCAGCAGGGCTGGACGTCCGCAGCCGGGCACCGGTGA